In a genomic window of Mycolicibacter heraklionensis:
- a CDS encoding NAD(P)H-dependent flavin oxidoreductase: protein MSLRNRLTDYFGIEHPIVLAPMAQASGGRLAAAVTHAGGLGLLGGGYGDADWVQREFDAAGDARVGCGFITWSLARVPEVLDLALSRHPAAIMLSFGDPEPFAEAIRDAGVPLICQVQTLEQAVAALRAGANVIVAQGAEAGGHGMSTLSTLTFVPAVVDLVAESSPETLVLAAGGIADGRGVAAALALGADGVLVGTRFWACSEALVSPSAHKRVIRASGEDTVRTRVYDLVRQLDWPAHYDERALRNAFLQSWHGDESHLLANLPEAIAAFQAGLAAADFDIAHILIGEAVGLIHDVVPAGAIVAQMVHDATRILNRGS from the coding sequence ATGTCGCTGCGCAATCGCCTCACCGACTACTTCGGTATCGAACACCCGATCGTGCTGGCGCCCATGGCGCAAGCTTCCGGCGGCCGGCTCGCCGCTGCGGTCACGCATGCCGGTGGACTCGGTCTTCTCGGCGGGGGCTACGGCGACGCTGACTGGGTGCAGCGCGAATTCGATGCCGCCGGCGACGCGCGCGTCGGGTGCGGTTTCATCACCTGGAGCCTGGCCCGCGTGCCGGAGGTTCTCGACCTCGCACTCAGCCGGCACCCGGCGGCGATCATGCTGTCCTTCGGTGATCCCGAGCCCTTCGCCGAAGCCATCCGCGACGCGGGGGTTCCGCTCATCTGCCAGGTGCAGACCCTTGAGCAGGCAGTTGCCGCGCTGCGGGCCGGAGCGAATGTCATCGTGGCCCAAGGCGCCGAGGCCGGCGGCCACGGAATGTCCACCCTCTCGACTCTCACGTTCGTCCCGGCCGTCGTCGACCTGGTGGCGGAGAGCTCCCCGGAAACTCTCGTACTGGCCGCGGGCGGTATCGCCGACGGCCGCGGGGTGGCCGCGGCGCTGGCGCTCGGTGCCGACGGAGTCTTGGTCGGCACTCGGTTCTGGGCCTGCAGCGAGGCGCTCGTGTCGCCCAGCGCTCACAAGCGCGTCATCCGGGCCAGCGGTGAGGACACCGTTCGCACCCGCGTCTACGACCTTGTGCGACAGCTTGATTGGCCTGCCCACTACGACGAGCGGGCGCTACGCAACGCGTTCCTGCAGAGCTGGCACGGCGACGAGAGCCACTTGCTGGCCAACCTGCCCGAGGCCATCGCCGCCTTCCAGGCGGGGCTCGCCGCGGCGGACTTCGACATTGCGCACATCCTGATCGGCGAGGCCGTCGGCCTCATCCACGACGTCGTGCCGGCGGGTGCCATCGTGGCGCAGATGGTGCACGACGCCACCCGAATCCTGAACCGCGGCTCGTAG
- the uvrB gene encoding excinuclease ABC subunit UvrB: MAFATEHPIVAHSEYRPAADAVEGIVRAGGRFDVVSDYQPAGDQPTAIAELERRITSGEKDVVLLGATGTGKSATAAWLIERLQRPTLVMAPNKTLAAQLANELREMLPHNAVEYFVSYYDYYQPEAYIAQTDTYIEKDSSINDDVERLRHSATSSLLSRRDVVVVASVSCIYGLGTPQSYLDRSVELQVGVEVPRDALLRLLVDVQYTRNDMAFTRGSFRVRGDTVEIIPSYEELAVRIEYFGDEIEALYYLHPLTGDVVRKVDSLRIFPATHYVAGPERMTQAISTIEEELAARLEELENHGKLLEAQRLRMRTNYDIEMMRQVGFCSGIENYSRHIDGRGAGTPPATLLDYFPEDFLLIIDESHVTVPQIGGMYEGDMSRKRNLVEFGFRLPSACDNRPLTWEEFADRIGQTVYMSATPGPYELSQAGGEFVEQVIRPTGLVDPKVVVKPTKGQIDDLIAEIRQRTAADERVLVTTLTKKMAEDLTDYLLEMGIRVRYLHSEVDTLRRVELLRQLRLGDYDVLIGINLLREGLDLPEVSLVAILDADKEGFLRSTRSLIQTIGRAARNVSGEVHMYADKITDSMREAIDETERRRAKQVAYNEANGIDPQPLRKKIADILDQVYREVEDTETIEVAGSGRNASRGRRAQGAPGRAGQSVSAGVFEGRDTSNMPRAELADLVKDLTEQMMNAARDLQFELAARIRDEIADLKKELRGMDAAGIK; encoded by the coding sequence GTGGCCTTCGCAACGGAACACCCCATCGTCGCGCATTCGGAGTACCGACCCGCCGCTGACGCCGTCGAGGGCATCGTCCGCGCCGGCGGCCGGTTCGACGTCGTCAGCGACTACCAGCCGGCCGGCGACCAGCCGACCGCCATTGCCGAACTGGAACGCCGCATCACCTCGGGGGAGAAGGACGTGGTGCTGCTCGGCGCCACCGGCACCGGCAAGTCGGCCACCGCGGCCTGGCTGATCGAGCGGCTGCAGCGGCCCACCCTGGTGATGGCGCCGAACAAGACGCTGGCCGCGCAGCTGGCAAACGAGCTACGAGAGATGCTGCCGCACAACGCAGTCGAGTATTTCGTCTCGTACTACGACTACTACCAGCCGGAAGCCTATATCGCGCAGACCGACACCTACATCGAGAAGGACAGCTCGATCAACGACGACGTCGAGCGGCTGCGTCATTCGGCGACCTCCAGCCTGCTGTCCCGGCGTGACGTGGTGGTGGTCGCGTCGGTGTCCTGCATCTACGGCCTGGGCACCCCGCAGTCCTACCTGGACCGCTCCGTCGAGCTGCAGGTCGGCGTGGAGGTGCCGCGCGACGCCCTGCTGCGGCTGCTGGTCGACGTGCAGTACACCCGCAACGACATGGCGTTCACCCGCGGCTCGTTCCGGGTGCGCGGCGACACCGTCGAGATCATCCCGTCCTACGAGGAGCTGGCGGTCCGCATCGAGTACTTCGGCGACGAGATCGAGGCGCTGTACTACCTGCATCCGCTCACCGGGGACGTGGTCCGCAAGGTCGATTCGCTCCGCATCTTCCCGGCCACCCACTACGTCGCCGGTCCGGAACGGATGACGCAGGCCATCTCCACCATCGAGGAGGAGCTGGCCGCCCGCCTCGAAGAGCTGGAGAACCACGGCAAGCTGCTGGAAGCCCAGCGGCTGCGGATGCGCACCAACTACGACATCGAGATGATGCGTCAGGTCGGCTTCTGCTCGGGCATCGAGAACTATTCGCGCCACATCGACGGTCGCGGCGCCGGCACGCCCCCGGCCACCCTGCTGGATTACTTCCCCGAGGACTTCCTGCTCATCATCGACGAGTCGCACGTCACCGTGCCGCAGATCGGGGGCATGTACGAGGGCGACATGTCGCGCAAACGCAACCTGGTGGAGTTCGGGTTCCGGTTGCCGTCGGCCTGCGACAACCGGCCGCTGACCTGGGAGGAGTTCGCCGACCGGATCGGCCAGACGGTCTACATGTCGGCCACTCCGGGCCCCTATGAGCTCAGCCAGGCCGGCGGCGAGTTCGTCGAGCAGGTGATCCGCCCGACCGGCCTGGTGGACCCCAAGGTGGTGGTGAAGCCGACCAAGGGCCAGATCGACGACCTGATCGCCGAGATCCGGCAGCGCACCGCGGCCGACGAGCGGGTGCTGGTGACCACGCTGACCAAGAAAATGGCCGAAGACCTCACCGACTACCTGCTGGAGATGGGGATTCGGGTGCGCTACCTGCACTCCGAGGTCGACACGCTGCGCCGGGTGGAGCTGCTGCGGCAGCTGCGGCTCGGCGACTACGACGTGCTGATCGGCATCAACCTGCTGCGGGAGGGCCTGGACCTGCCCGAGGTGTCGCTGGTGGCGATCCTGGACGCCGACAAGGAGGGCTTCCTGCGCTCCACCCGCAGCCTGATCCAGACCATCGGCCGGGCCGCCCGCAACGTCTCCGGCGAAGTGCACATGTACGCCGACAAGATCACCGACTCGATGCGGGAGGCCATCGACGAAACCGAACGCCGCCGGGCCAAGCAGGTCGCCTACAACGAGGCGAACGGCATCGACCCGCAGCCGCTGCGCAAGAAGATCGCCGACATCCTCGACCAGGTGTACCGGGAGGTGGAGGACACCGAAACCATCGAGGTCGCCGGGTCGGGCCGCAACGCTTCACGCGGGCGGCGCGCCCAGGGGGCACCGGGCCGGGCAGGCCAATCCGTGAGCGCCGGGGTCTTCGAGGGCCGCGACACCAGCAACATGCCGCGAGCCGAGCTCGCCGATCTGGTCAAGGACCTCACCGAGCAGATGATGAACGCGGCGCGTGATCTGCAATTCGAGCTGGCGGCCCGGATTCGCGACGAGATCGCCGACCTCAAGAAGGAACTGCGGGGTATGGACGCGGCCGGAATCAAGTGA
- the rpsA gene encoding 30S ribosomal protein S1 — translation MPSPTVTSPQVAVNDIGSAEDFLAAIDKTIKYFNDGDIVEGTIVKVDRDEVLLDIGYKTEGVIPSRELSIKHDVDPHEVVSVGDEVEALVLTKEDKEGRLILSKKRAQYERAWGTIEELKEKDEAVKGTVIEVVKGGLILDIGLRGFLPASLVEMRRVRDLQPYIGKEIEAKIIELDKNRNNVVLSRRAWLEQTQSEVRSEFLNQLQKGAVRKGVVSSIVNFGAFVDLGGVDGLVHVSELSWKHIDHPSEVVQVGDEVTVEVLDVDMDRERVSLSLKATQEDPWRHFARTHAIGQIVPGKVTKLVPFGAFVRVEEGIEGLVHISELAEHHVEVPDQVVAVGDDAMVKVIDIDLDRRRISLSLKQANEDYTEEFDPSKYGMADSYDEQGNYIFPEGFDAETNEWIDGFDKQRTEWEARYAEAERRHKMHTAQMEKFAAAEQAEPRSGANGSHRDEAPAGGSLASDEQLAALREKLAGNSA, via the coding sequence ATGCCAAGTCCCACCGTCACCTCGCCGCAAGTAGCCGTCAACGACATCGGCTCGGCCGAGGACTTTCTCGCCGCCATCGACAAAACGATCAAGTACTTCAACGATGGCGACATCGTGGAAGGGACGATCGTCAAGGTTGACCGGGACGAGGTCCTGCTCGACATCGGTTACAAGACCGAAGGGGTCATCCCCTCCCGCGAACTGTCCATCAAGCACGACGTCGACCCCCACGAGGTGGTGTCCGTCGGTGATGAGGTCGAGGCCCTGGTCCTGACCAAAGAGGACAAAGAGGGTCGTCTGATCCTGTCCAAGAAGCGCGCCCAGTACGAGCGCGCCTGGGGCACGATCGAAGAGCTCAAGGAGAAGGACGAGGCCGTCAAGGGCACCGTCATCGAGGTCGTCAAGGGCGGCCTGATCCTCGACATCGGGCTGCGCGGCTTCCTGCCGGCCTCGCTGGTGGAGATGCGCCGGGTCCGCGACCTGCAGCCCTACATCGGCAAAGAGATCGAAGCCAAGATCATCGAGCTGGACAAGAACCGCAACAACGTGGTGCTGTCGCGTCGCGCCTGGCTGGAGCAGACCCAGTCCGAGGTGCGCAGCGAGTTCCTCAACCAGCTGCAGAAGGGCGCCGTCCGCAAGGGCGTCGTCTCCTCGATCGTCAACTTCGGCGCCTTCGTCGACCTGGGCGGCGTGGACGGCCTGGTGCACGTCTCCGAGCTGTCCTGGAAGCACATCGACCACCCGTCCGAGGTCGTCCAGGTGGGCGACGAGGTCACCGTCGAGGTGCTCGACGTCGACATGGACCGCGAGCGGGTTTCGCTGTCGCTCAAGGCCACCCAGGAAGACCCGTGGCGCCACTTCGCCCGCACCCACGCGATCGGTCAGATCGTCCCGGGCAAGGTCACCAAGCTGGTGCCGTTCGGTGCGTTCGTCCGTGTCGAGGAGGGCATCGAGGGTCTGGTGCACATCTCCGAGCTGGCTGAGCACCACGTCGAGGTCCCGGACCAGGTGGTCGCGGTCGGCGACGACGCCATGGTCAAGGTCATCGACATCGACCTGGACCGCCGCCGGATCTCGCTGAGCCTCAAGCAGGCCAACGAGGACTACACCGAGGAGTTCGACCCCTCGAAGTACGGCATGGCCGACAGCTACGACGAGCAGGGCAACTACATCTTCCCCGAGGGCTTCGACGCCGAGACCAACGAGTGGATCGACGGTTTCGACAAGCAGCGCACCGAGTGGGAGGCCCGCTACGCCGAGGCCGAGCGCCGGCACAAGATGCACACCGCGCAGATGGAGAAGTTCGCCGCTGCCGAGCAGGCCGAGCCGCGCTCAGGTGCCAACGGTTCGCACCGCGACGAGGCTCCGGCCGGTGGTTCGCTGGCCAGCGACGAGCAGCTCGCCGCGCTGCGGGAGAAGCTCGCCGGTAACAGCGCGTAG
- a CDS encoding DUF402 domain-containing protein: MHPPKEETFDLHGYTNTDPKGVVRAVDVYEVHPWGLYLARPTPGRAQFHYLESWLLPSLGLRASIFHFNPGHERDQDFYLDVGEYTAGPERWHSRDHYLDLVVRTGSSVELTDTDELMAAVAEGLLSQHDAEQAVLRAVNAVDGLARNGYDLHRWLADLGMQLSWAG, from the coding sequence GTGCACCCACCCAAGGAAGAGACCTTCGACCTGCACGGCTACACCAACACCGACCCCAAAGGGGTGGTGCGCGCCGTCGACGTCTACGAGGTGCATCCCTGGGGCCTCTACCTGGCCCGCCCCACCCCGGGGCGGGCCCAATTCCACTACCTGGAGTCCTGGCTGCTGCCGTCGCTGGGTCTGCGGGCGAGCATCTTCCACTTCAACCCCGGACACGAGCGCGACCAGGACTTCTACCTCGACGTCGGCGAGTACACCGCGGGACCGGAGCGCTGGCACTCCCGGGACCACTACCTGGACCTGGTGGTCCGCACCGGGTCCAGCGTCGAGCTCACCGACACCGACGAGCTGATGGCCGCCGTCGCCGAGGGTCTGCTGAGTCAGCATGACGCCGAGCAGGCGGTGCTGCGCGCGGTGAACGCCGTGGACGGCCTGGCCCGCAACGGCTACGACCTGCACCGCTGGCTGGCCGACCTCGGAATGCAACTCTCCTGGGCCGGGTAA
- a CDS encoding PrsW family intramembrane metalloprotease, translating to MRNRRRVGAPLIVIVLLAILTVFLLLLFTAANPGGTLTALVLASMSMLVVLLCYRWLDRWEPEPRRLLQLAFLWGASVAVVLAVALETFGSSVATVRPLVSKAFDMAAIQAPFIEEAAKGLFLLIMLTGRRRLALNSLTDCMVYAGITAVGFAWMEDIVYIAPADSPAKMAAVAIARLIFGPFAHPLFTTMTGIGVFFALRRHGFWSKAFVILLGYLAAVAMHASWNASLAMGGGQLFLVTYVFWLVPVFLLMVVLGMLSRRHEQQLVASKLPATVAGGLITPNEASWLGSIRARKLAIREAKRIGGRPAGRAVKKFAAQVIQLAFIRDRIDRGFGDPEVFAVQQEDAYGVVAARTAAPVLYTMAGYHSPVPARR from the coding sequence ATGCGGAACCGGCGGAGAGTCGGAGCGCCGCTCATCGTGATCGTCCTGCTCGCCATTCTCACCGTGTTCCTGTTGCTGCTGTTCACCGCGGCGAACCCGGGCGGGACGCTGACCGCGCTGGTACTGGCGAGCATGTCGATGCTGGTGGTGCTGTTGTGCTACCGCTGGCTGGACCGTTGGGAGCCCGAGCCGCGCCGGCTGCTGCAACTGGCGTTCTTGTGGGGAGCGTCGGTGGCCGTGGTGCTGGCGGTGGCACTGGAGACCTTCGGGTCATCGGTGGCCACCGTGCGGCCGCTGGTGTCGAAGGCCTTCGACATGGCAGCCATCCAGGCACCGTTCATCGAGGAGGCCGCGAAGGGCCTGTTCCTGCTGATCATGCTGACCGGGCGCCGGCGGCTGGCGCTCAACTCGCTGACCGACTGCATGGTCTACGCGGGCATCACGGCGGTGGGTTTCGCCTGGATGGAGGACATCGTCTACATCGCGCCGGCCGACTCACCGGCCAAGATGGCCGCGGTGGCCATCGCCCGGCTGATCTTCGGCCCCTTCGCCCACCCGCTGTTCACCACCATGACCGGGATCGGGGTGTTCTTCGCATTGCGCCGGCACGGCTTCTGGTCGAAAGCCTTCGTGATCCTGCTCGGCTATCTGGCGGCGGTGGCGATGCACGCCTCGTGGAACGCCTCGCTGGCGATGGGCGGCGGGCAACTTTTCCTGGTCACCTACGTGTTCTGGTTGGTCCCGGTGTTCCTGCTGATGGTGGTGCTGGGGATGCTGAGCCGCCGGCACGAGCAGCAGCTGGTCGCTTCGAAGCTGCCCGCGACGGTGGCGGGTGGCCTGATCACCCCCAATGAGGCGTCCTGGCTGGGCTCGATCCGGGCCCGCAAGCTGGCGATCCGCGAGGCGAAGCGCATCGGTGGCCGGCCCGCCGGTCGGGCCGTCAAGAAGTTCGCCGCCCAGGTGATCCAGCTGGCGTTCATCCGGGATCGCATCGACCGCGGCTTCGGTGATCCCGAGGTGTTCGCGGTGCAGCAGGAGGACGCCTACGGCGTGGTGGCCGCCCGCACAGCCGCTCCGGTGCTCTACACCATGGCGGGGTATCACTCGCCGGTGCCGGCGCGGCGGTGA
- the coaE gene encoding dephospho-CoA kinase, translated as MLRIGLTGGIGAGKSTVSATFSRCGGVIVDGDVIAREVVEPGTEGLAKLVEAFGPGILLPDGALDRPALAAIAFSDDDKRATLNGIVHPLVAHRRAELIAAAGDEAVIVEDIPLLVESQMAPLFPLVVVVHAEIETRVARLREYRGMSEDDARARIAAQATEPQRRDVADVWLDNSGNPDELSKQALELWHQRILPFAHNLTTRQTVPSPTQLMPADPTWPDQAQRILARVRTACGHRATRVDHIGSTAVPGLDAKDVIDVQVTVESLAVADELAESLLRAGYPRVEAITTDNGKPNARSTVDEFDHAADPALWQKRIHASADPGRATNVHIRVAGWPNQQFALLFPAWLSADAEARTEYLGVKRDAERAGAHGGIAAYAEVKEPWFDAAYRQAWAWADRTGWRP; from the coding sequence ATGCTGCGTATCGGTCTGACCGGCGGTATCGGCGCCGGGAAGTCGACGGTGTCGGCTACCTTCAGCCGGTGCGGTGGCGTCATCGTCGACGGTGATGTCATCGCCCGCGAAGTCGTGGAGCCCGGTACCGAAGGCCTCGCCAAATTGGTCGAGGCCTTCGGGCCGGGGATCTTGTTGCCGGACGGGGCACTGGACCGTCCGGCGCTGGCCGCGATCGCTTTCAGCGACGACGACAAGCGGGCAACGCTCAACGGCATCGTGCATCCGCTGGTGGCGCACCGCCGTGCTGAGCTGATCGCAGCGGCCGGTGACGAAGCGGTGATCGTCGAGGACATCCCGCTGCTGGTCGAGTCTCAGATGGCGCCGCTTTTCCCGCTGGTGGTCGTGGTGCACGCCGAGATAGAAACCCGAGTAGCTCGGCTGCGTGAATACCGCGGTATGTCGGAGGACGACGCGCGAGCCAGGATTGCCGCGCAGGCCACCGAGCCGCAGCGACGCGACGTCGCCGACGTCTGGCTGGACAATTCCGGCAACCCGGATGAGCTGTCGAAGCAGGCCCTTGAGCTGTGGCACCAGCGCATCCTGCCGTTCGCGCACAACCTCACCACGCGCCAGACGGTGCCGTCCCCGACGCAGCTGATGCCGGCCGATCCGACCTGGCCGGATCAGGCGCAGCGAATCTTGGCCCGGGTGCGCACCGCCTGTGGGCACCGGGCCACCCGCGTTGATCACATCGGCTCCACGGCGGTGCCCGGACTGGACGCCAAGGATGTCATCGATGTCCAGGTCACGGTCGAATCCCTCGCGGTGGCCGACGAACTCGCCGAATCCCTGCTGCGCGCCGGCTACCCCCGGGTGGAGGCGATCACCACCGACAACGGAAAGCCCAACGCCCGCAGCACCGTCGACGAGTTCGATCACGCGGCAGACCCGGCGTTGTGGCAGAAGCGGATTCACGCCTCCGCCGACCCGGGCCGGGCCACCAACGTCCACATCCGAGTGGCCGGTTGGCCCAATCAGCAGTTCGCCCTGCTGTTCCCGGCCTGGCTGTCCGCCGACGCCGAGGCCCGGACCGAGTACCTGGGCGTCAAACGCGACGCGGAACGTGCGGGGGCGCACGGTGGCATCGCGGCGTATGCCGAGGTCAAGGAACCCTGGTTCGACGCCGCCTACCGGCAGGCATGGGCCTGGGCCGATCGCACCGGGTGGCGGCCTTAG
- a CDS encoding nuclear transport factor 2 family protein, translating to MGTSEELIALEQRGWEALATSGEAAADFYRHVLDDDIAMVFPGGMSIFDRDAVIASMGGDAWSSFELSDIHVLVPVPDVGIVTYRSTSQRGDQPTYVALVTSVYTRRGNAWRLTLHQQTAA from the coding sequence ATGGGGACTTCGGAAGAACTGATCGCACTGGAACAACGCGGGTGGGAGGCGCTCGCGACGAGCGGTGAAGCCGCTGCGGACTTCTACCGGCACGTTCTCGACGACGACATCGCGATGGTGTTCCCAGGCGGTATGTCGATTTTTGACCGCGACGCCGTCATCGCATCCATGGGCGGCGATGCGTGGTCGTCCTTTGAGCTCAGCGATATCCACGTGCTTGTGCCGGTGCCCGATGTTGGCATCGTCACCTATCGCTCGACCTCGCAACGCGGAGATCAGCCCACCTACGTTGCCCTTGTCACCAGCGTCTACACACGGCGCGGCAACGCCTGGCGGCTCACGCTGCACCAACAGACCGCCGCCTGA
- a CDS encoding HNH endonuclease signature motif containing protein: MFEQSSSRLPSAESIARLSERFERRYPSVTPESAALVDRVCASARAENRAAAAHLVAIGELFALRLSRCSETEEWAVDTEAAVAAEVAAALRISQGLAGSRLRYARAMREQLPQVAQVFAAGDIDLRLFQTMVYRTGLITDREVLAAVDGQLAAQVVRWPSLTMSRLAGKIDKIVAKADADAVRRRKERQAEREILFGDYVEGGLSEIQGSLFSVDARAVDKALDALAATVCEHDPRTRAQRRADAMGALAARADRLGCRCGRSDCAAGGRPGASPVVIHVIAQQATLDGTGEQPGSMVEADGLIPPELIAELAKSARLVALVHPTDAPPEPGYVPSKALADFVRCRDLTCRWPGCDRPALDCDIDHTIPRGDGGVTHPSNLKCYCRTHHLVKTFWGWRDQQLPDGTLILTSPSGQTYVTTPGSSLLFPHLCAPTGNLKPPQCRDEDRRGDRTAMMPRRRRTRAQHRAARIATERNHNRKARQARRAARDAIWFPKVAPGIDPDDPPPF; the protein is encoded by the coding sequence ATGTTCGAACAGTCGTCATCGAGGCTTCCCTCTGCGGAGTCGATCGCGCGGCTGTCTGAGCGCTTTGAGCGGCGGTATCCCTCGGTGACGCCGGAGTCGGCGGCGTTGGTGGATCGGGTCTGCGCGTCGGCGCGGGCGGAGAATCGGGCGGCAGCCGCGCACTTGGTGGCGATCGGGGAGTTGTTTGCGCTGCGGTTGAGTCGCTGTAGTGAAACCGAGGAGTGGGCGGTCGACACCGAGGCGGCAGTGGCTGCCGAGGTCGCCGCGGCGTTGCGGATCAGCCAAGGGCTGGCGGGCAGTCGGCTGCGGTATGCCCGGGCGATGCGCGAGCAGCTGCCGCAGGTGGCGCAGGTCTTTGCGGCCGGTGATATCGATCTGCGGTTGTTTCAGACGATGGTGTATCGCACCGGGTTGATCACCGACCGTGAGGTGTTGGCGGCCGTGGATGGGCAGTTGGCGGCGCAGGTGGTGCGCTGGCCGTCGCTGACGATGAGCCGGTTGGCGGGCAAGATCGACAAGATCGTGGCCAAAGCCGACGCCGATGCGGTGCGCCGCCGCAAGGAGCGGCAGGCCGAACGCGAGATCCTGTTCGGGGACTACGTCGAAGGCGGTCTCTCGGAGATCCAGGGCAGCTTGTTCAGCGTCGATGCGCGTGCAGTGGATAAGGCCTTGGATGCGTTGGCGGCCACGGTCTGTGAGCACGACCCACGGACCCGCGCGCAGCGGCGCGCCGATGCCATGGGGGCGTTGGCGGCGCGGGCCGATCGGCTGGGATGCCGCTGCGGCCGGTCCGACTGTGCGGCAGGTGGGCGCCCGGGCGCCTCGCCGGTGGTGATTCATGTGATCGCCCAGCAGGCCACCCTCGACGGCACCGGTGAGCAGCCGGGCTCCATGGTCGAGGCCGATGGACTCATCCCACCGGAACTGATCGCCGAACTCGCCAAATCGGCCCGGCTGGTGGCGTTGGTGCACCCCACCGACGCACCACCCGAGCCCGGGTATGTGCCCTCCAAAGCACTCGCGGATTTCGTCCGGTGCCGGGACCTGACGTGCCGCTGGCCGGGCTGTGACCGCCCAGCACTCGACTGCGACATCGACCACACCATTCCCCGCGGTGACGGCGGTGTCACCCATCCGTCGAACCTCAAATGCTATTGCCGCACCCATCATTTGGTGAAAACCTTCTGGGGCTGGCGCGATCAGCAACTGCCCGACGGCACGCTGATCCTGACCTCACCCTCCGGGCAGACCTACGTCACCACCCCGGGCAGCTCCCTGCTGTTCCCGCACCTGTGCGCACCCACCGGAAACCTGAAGCCACCTCAATGCCGCGACGAGGACCGCCGCGGTGACCGCACCGCGATGATGCCCCGCCGCCGACGCACCCGCGCCCAACACCGCGCCGCCCGCATCGCCACCGAACGCAATCACAACCGCAAGGCCCGCCAAGCCCGACGCGCCGCCCGCGACGCCATCTGGTTCCCGAAAGTAGCCCCCGGCATCGACCCCGACGACCCACCACCCTTCTAG